Proteins co-encoded in one Opisthocomus hoazin isolate bOpiHoa1 chromosome 9, bOpiHoa1.hap1, whole genome shotgun sequence genomic window:
- the KLHL23 gene encoding kelch-like protein 23, whose amino-acid sequence MAAAGLEGDAYGYTDGSHAGEFLAAFAAFYREGLFTDVSLRGAAGAAVRCHRAVLAACSRYFRAMFTAEMKEKSAHQVRLPGLSHAVLEAIVNYAYTSQIRITQGNVQSLLQAADLLQFAAVKEACERFLVRHLDAGNCVGMHSFAEHHGCPELEKESRRVLLWQFEEVWKQEEFLDIGKEKLCYILSRENLNVWKEEAAIEAVVKWVAHNVEERIEDIYELLSCVRVDFDNMYLRSALSLQKKCRLNDHKIRSLIYSALKPSPKGLSRRPTAAMYVIGGYYWHPLSEVHVWDPLTSAWLQGAEMPDHTRESYGVTSLGPDIYVTGGYRTESIEALDTVWIYNSERDKWTEGCPMLDARYYHCAVSLSGCVYALGGYRKGAPMQEAELCDPLKKKWLPIANMIKGVGNATACVLHEVIYVAGGHYGYRGSCTYDKIQSYHSGSKEWSVVTTSPHPEYGLCSIALQNKIYFVGGQTTIAECYDPEQNEWKQMAHMMERRMECGAVVMNGCIYVTGGYSYSKGTYLQSIEKYNPELNKWEAVGNLPSAMRSHGCVCVYNV is encoded by the exons atggcggcggccgggctggAGGGCGACGCGTACGGCTACACGGACGGCTCGCACGCCGGCGAGTTCCTGGCGGCCTTCGCGGCCTTCTACCGGGAGGGGCTGTTCACCGACGTCAGcctgcggggcgcggcgggggccgccgTCCGCTGCCACAGGGCCGTCCTGGCCGCCTGCAGCCGCTACTTCAGGGCCATGTTCACAGCCGAGATGAAAGAGAAATCTGCGCACCAGGTCAGGCTGCCCGGGCTCAGCCACGCCGTGCTGGAAGCCATCGTGAACTACGCGTACACATCGCAGATCCGGATAACGCAGGGAAACGTCCAGAGCCTGCTCCAGGCTGCGGACCTTCTCCAGTTCGCGGCGGTGAAGGAAGCCTGCGAGCGGTTTCTGGTGCGGCACCTGGACGCTGGCAACTGCGTAGGGATGCACTCCTTCGCCGAGCATCACGGTTGCCCAGAGCTGGAAAAAGAGTCTCGGAGGGTATTGCTATGGCAGTTCGAAGAGGTGTGGAAGCAGGAGGAGTTTCTGGACATTGGCAAGGAGAAGCTTTGCTATATTCTCTCCAGAGAGAATCTCAACGTTTGGAAAGAAGAGGCAGCCATTGAAGCTGTCGTTAAGTGGGTCGCCCACAACGTGGAAGAAAGAATTGAAGACATCTATGAACTGCTGAGCTGCGTCAGAGTAGACTTCGATAACATGTATTTGAGGTCAGCTTTAAGCCTACAAAAAAAATGCCGACTTAACGACCATAAGATAAGGTCACTGATATACAGTGCCCTGAAGCCCAGTCCCAAAGGTCTTTCCAGAAGACCCACAGCAGCCATGTATGTGATCGGAGGATATTATTGGCATCCCTTATCAGAAGTGCACGTCTGGGATCCTTTAACCAGCGCGTGGCTCCAGGGAGCAGAGATGCCGGATCACACCAGAGAGAGCTATGGGGTCACCAGCTTGGGACCAGACATATACGTGACGGGAGGTTACAGAACGGAGAGCATCGAAGCCCTGGACACCGTGTGGATATATAACAGCGAGAGAGACAAATGGACAGAAGGCTGTCCCATGCTTGACGCGAGGTATTACCACTGCGCCGTTTCCCTGAGCGGCTGCGTCTACGCGCTGGGCGGTTACCGAAAGGGAGCTCCCATGCAAGAAGCTGAGCTCTGCgatcctttaaaaaagaaatggcttCCTATTGCAAACATGATCAAAG GTGTTGGAAATGCCACCGCCTGTGTCCTGCACGAAGTCATCTACGTAGCCGGAGGTCACTATGGGTACAGGGGAAGCTGCACCTATGACAAAATCCAGAGTTACCATTCGGGTAGCAAGGAGTGGAGTGTAGTCACCACAAGTCCACATCCAG AGTACGGATTGTGTTCCATCGCATTACAAAACAAGATCTATTTTGTGGGCGGACAGACCACGATCGCAGAGTGCTACGACCCCGAGCAGAACGAGTGGAAGCAGATGGCTCACATGATGGAGAGGAGGATGGAGTGTGGCGCGGTTGTTATGAACGGATGCATCTATGTGACAGGAGGATATTCCTATTCGAAAGGAACATATCTACAGAGTATTGAGAAATACAACCCTGAACTGAATAAATGGGAAGCAGTGGGTAATCTTCCCAGCGCTATGCGGTCACAtggctgtgtctgtgtgtataaCGTGTAA